In Streptomyces puniciscabiei, a single genomic region encodes these proteins:
- a CDS encoding S53 family peptidase, with translation MLTLTVTALTVGLATGAQAAGLSSAPRATASAGTTDFGCAHPSHAGQARCFGALKAHRTPSGRMSPFTTGSPTTAGYVPSDLRSAYKLAGTSGSGRTVAIVDAMDDPNAEADLAAYRKAYGLPSCTTANGCFHKVNQSGHASPLPAGDHGWAEEISLDLDMVSAACPGCHILLVEAKSANVPDLMAAEDTAATTPGVVSVSNSWGGAEDNTVTSFDSHFHHPGVAITASSGDSGYGVSWPASSPYVTAVGGTSLSRASNARGWSETAWSGAGSGCSAYEAKPSWQHDSRCAKRTVADVAAVADPNTGVAVYDTYNSCGGGMLCDTELQLGLAQGADGWVEVGGTSVSSPLIASVYALAGNTSRVVNGSYPYSHTSALNDVTSGSNGSCGGSYLCTAAPGYDGPTGLGTPNGTGAF, from the coding sequence ATGCTCACACTCACCGTCACCGCCCTCACCGTCGGCCTGGCCACCGGTGCCCAGGCCGCCGGTCTCTCGTCCGCCCCGCGGGCGACCGCATCCGCGGGTACGACGGACTTCGGCTGCGCCCACCCCTCGCACGCGGGACAAGCCCGCTGTTTCGGCGCCCTGAAGGCCCACCGCACCCCCTCGGGCCGCATGTCGCCGTTCACCACCGGATCCCCGACCACGGCGGGCTACGTACCGTCCGATCTGCGGTCCGCCTACAAACTGGCCGGCACCTCGGGATCCGGTCGAACGGTGGCCATCGTCGACGCCATGGACGACCCGAACGCCGAGGCCGACCTGGCCGCTTACCGCAAGGCCTACGGTCTGCCCTCGTGCACCACCGCCAACGGCTGCTTCCACAAGGTGAACCAGAGCGGCCACGCGTCGCCACTGCCCGCCGGCGACCACGGATGGGCCGAGGAGATCAGCCTCGACCTCGACATGGTCTCGGCCGCCTGTCCCGGCTGCCACATCCTCCTGGTCGAGGCGAAATCGGCGAACGTCCCGGATCTCATGGCGGCCGAGGACACCGCAGCCACCACACCGGGCGTCGTCTCCGTCTCCAACAGCTGGGGCGGGGCCGAGGACAACACCGTCACCTCCTTCGACTCGCACTTCCACCACCCCGGCGTGGCGATCACAGCGAGCTCGGGCGACTCCGGTTACGGCGTCTCCTGGCCGGCCTCCTCCCCGTACGTCACCGCCGTGGGCGGCACCTCGCTGAGCAGGGCGTCCAACGCGCGCGGCTGGAGCGAGACCGCCTGGAGCGGCGCGGGCTCCGGCTGCTCGGCGTACGAGGCCAAGCCGTCCTGGCAGCACGACTCCCGATGTGCCAAGCGCACCGTCGCCGACGTGGCCGCGGTCGCCGACCCCAACACCGGGGTGGCGGTCTACGACACGTACAACAGCTGCGGCGGCGGAATGCTGTGCGACACCGAGCTGCAACTCGGTCTCGCCCAGGGTGCCGACGGATGGGTCGAGGTCGGAGGCACCAGCGTCTCCTCGCCCCTCATCGCGAGCGTCTACGCACTGGCCGGAAACACCAGCCGGGTCGTCAACGGCTCGTATCCGTACAGCCACACCTCGGCGCTCAACGACGTCACCTCGGGCAGCAACGGCTCCTGCGGCGGCAGTTACCTGTGCACCGCGGCTCCGGGGTACGACGGACCGACCGGCCTCGGGACTCCCAACGGCACCGGCGCCTTCTGA
- a CDS encoding ParA family protein — MPLSYAFVNLKPGVGKTTSAVWLAHALHAAGLSPLLVDSDPASSALRWSELAGGFPFPVLALPVGDVHRRVNDFLDSRRAVVFDAPQLEDHAHIARGVMRYASEWIVPVTPAPIELDRMAPIDREMDDMQSLRSHPARAAVLLNRTNRPEATRTGPDADAREALTERGFDVLLTHIPRLDLYSQSFGSPIEVKGTAYMDLAEELINRQERV, encoded by the coding sequence GTGCCGCTCAGCTACGCATTCGTGAACCTCAAACCCGGAGTGGGGAAGACGACCAGCGCCGTCTGGTTGGCCCACGCGCTGCACGCGGCGGGCCTGTCACCGTTGCTGGTGGACAGCGACCCCGCGTCCTCTGCGCTGCGCTGGAGCGAACTGGCCGGCGGTTTCCCGTTCCCCGTGCTGGCCCTTCCCGTGGGCGATGTGCACCGGCGGGTGAACGACTTTCTCGACAGCCGAAGGGCAGTGGTGTTCGACGCCCCTCAGCTGGAGGACCATGCCCACATCGCCCGGGGCGTCATGCGGTACGCGAGCGAGTGGATCGTGCCCGTGACCCCGGCCCCGATCGAGCTGGACCGCATGGCGCCCATCGACCGCGAGATGGATGACATGCAGTCCCTGCGCTCCCACCCGGCCCGCGCCGCCGTCCTGCTGAACCGCACGAACCGTCCCGAGGCCACGCGTACCGGTCCCGACGCCGACGCCCGTGAGGCCCTCACCGAGCGGGGTTTCGACGTGTTGCTCACACATATCCCGCGGCTCGACCTGTACTCCCAGTCCTTCGGCAGCCCCATCGAGGTGAAGGGCACGGCGTACATGGACCTCGCCGAGGAGCTCATCAACCGTCAGGAAAGGGTATGA
- a CDS encoding polysaccharide deacetylase family protein, whose protein sequence is MERRKKRATFCAVVTGAVVATLAIGGCSASGGSGTRRAALPSQPAATGGATAPRAADATAWHKWGLTPLPAAPRPPADKPVKLSATGPVPVFTHIPTSQKVVFITVDDGQEKDPRFIEMMRDLKVPITMFLMNDAIKSDYGYFRQLQALGDHIENHTLHHPVMSTLALARQKEEVCGDQKILTKEYGTAPLLFRPPYGAYNANTRTAVAECGPRAIVWWRESMQIRNIQYQVPGGKLHSGDIILAHFRGPSELKGATMTQMFASLLKRIQEQGFAVARLEDYIQPPGE, encoded by the coding sequence ATGGAGCGGCGCAAGAAACGGGCCACGTTCTGCGCGGTGGTGACGGGGGCCGTGGTGGCGACCCTGGCGATAGGCGGCTGCAGCGCGAGCGGAGGCAGCGGGACCCGTCGAGCCGCTCTCCCCTCGCAGCCCGCCGCAACAGGCGGCGCGACCGCGCCGCGCGCCGCCGACGCCACGGCATGGCACAAGTGGGGCCTGACGCCGCTGCCCGCCGCCCCGCGGCCTCCGGCCGACAAGCCGGTGAAGCTCTCCGCCACTGGGCCGGTTCCGGTCTTCACGCACATACCGACCTCCCAGAAGGTCGTGTTCATCACCGTCGACGACGGGCAGGAGAAGGATCCCAGGTTCATCGAGATGATGCGCGACCTGAAGGTCCCGATCACGATGTTCCTGATGAACGACGCCATCAAGTCGGACTACGGCTACTTCCGGCAGCTGCAGGCACTCGGCGATCACATCGAGAACCACACCCTGCACCACCCCGTGATGAGCACTCTCGCTCTGGCCCGCCAGAAGGAAGAAGTGTGCGGCGACCAGAAGATCCTCACCAAGGAGTACGGCACCGCGCCGCTGCTGTTCCGCCCGCCCTACGGCGCCTACAACGCCAACACCAGGACAGCGGTCGCGGAGTGCGGCCCCCGGGCGATCGTCTGGTGGCGGGAGTCCATGCAGATCCGCAACATCCAGTACCAGGTTCCCGGCGGGAAGCTGCACTCGGGCGACATCATCCTGGCCCACTTCCGCGGGCCCTCGGAGCTCAAGGGCGCCACGATGACGCAGATGTTCGCCAGCCTGCTCAAGCGGATCCAGGAGCAGGGGTTCGCCGTGGCACGCCTGGAGGACTACATCCAGCCGCCGGGCGAGTGA
- a CDS encoding Na+/H+ antiporter yields the protein MTGLTVVLLLVVLATAVATGARRWSLPAPSLLVIAGLVVGLMPWVPEVRLPPQVINVLVLPPLLHASAGEISVRDLRTVWRPVSGLVFGLVIASAVGVAVVAAAITPLTAATALILGSVLASTDPVAVTALGRRLSLPPRVQALVQAESLFNDATSLVLYKVAVVTAVTGSAISVSGTALQFLVLAGGGVLVGAAVAAVVTLIRRRTDDPMLETVIALVTPYASYVIAEESHTSGVTAVIVSGVVLGSTGHKLSDASVRLQVHAVYDTVAFLLESVVFALIGLELPSAVRHLARDEHGWPLWVPVIAFTLLAIRLLWIFPLSALLHHRHSMGDSRLSWRVPAVLSWAGTRGVMPLAAALSIPLVTHTGAPLPHRALILTLTTGTVALTLVFQGFTLAPVVRRSGIALEPEHTAREEARTRRHIAHAALEELKQLGDLDELGELGAAAQAALKQARRHLEARIHQVEDAHYSDPDARPADAYREIRRTLIAIEAAELQHLYEENKISNATRRRIQHELDLEEASLRPRD from the coding sequence ATGACCGGCCTGACCGTTGTCCTGCTGCTCGTGGTCCTGGCCACCGCGGTGGCGACCGGTGCCCGGCGCTGGAGCCTGCCCGCTCCGTCACTCCTCGTGATCGCCGGTCTCGTCGTGGGGCTGATGCCCTGGGTTCCCGAGGTCCGGCTGCCGCCTCAGGTGATCAACGTGCTGGTGCTGCCTCCCCTGCTCCATGCCTCGGCCGGGGAGATCTCCGTCCGCGACCTGCGTACCGTGTGGAGGCCGGTGAGCGGACTGGTCTTCGGTCTGGTCATCGCCTCGGCCGTCGGCGTCGCGGTCGTGGCCGCCGCGATCACCCCGCTCACCGCCGCGACCGCGCTCATCCTCGGCTCTGTCCTGGCCAGCACCGACCCCGTGGCCGTCACCGCGCTGGGCCGACGCCTGTCCCTCCCCCCGCGGGTGCAGGCCCTGGTGCAGGCGGAAAGCCTGTTCAACGACGCCACGTCGCTGGTCCTGTACAAGGTCGCCGTGGTCACCGCGGTCACCGGCAGCGCCATCAGCGTGTCCGGGACCGCGCTGCAGTTCCTGGTTCTCGCGGGCGGAGGAGTCCTCGTGGGTGCGGCGGTCGCCGCGGTGGTGACCCTGATCCGCAGACGGACCGACGACCCCATGCTGGAGACCGTCATCGCACTGGTCACTCCCTACGCCTCCTACGTCATCGCGGAGGAGTCGCACACCTCCGGCGTGACCGCCGTCATCGTGTCCGGGGTCGTCCTCGGCAGCACCGGCCACAAGCTCAGCGACGCCTCCGTCCGCCTCCAGGTCCACGCCGTGTACGACACCGTGGCCTTCCTGCTGGAGAGCGTCGTCTTCGCCCTGATCGGCCTCGAACTGCCCTCGGCCGTCCGCCATCTCGCGCGCGACGAGCACGGCTGGCCGCTGTGGGTGCCGGTGATCGCCTTCACCCTGCTGGCGATCCGTCTGCTGTGGATCTTCCCGCTGTCCGCCCTGCTCCATCACCGGCACAGCATGGGCGACAGCCGCCTCTCCTGGCGCGTTCCGGCCGTCCTGTCCTGGGCGGGCACGCGAGGCGTCATGCCGCTGGCGGCCGCGCTCTCCATCCCCCTGGTCACCCACACCGGGGCGCCGCTGCCGCACCGGGCCCTCATTCTCACGCTCACCACGGGGACCGTCGCGCTCACTCTCGTCTTCCAGGGTTTCACCCTGGCCCCTGTGGTCCGCCGCTCGGGCATCGCTCTGGAACCGGAGCACACCGCTCGTGAGGAGGCGCGGACCCGCCGGCACATCGCCCATGCCGCTCTCGAAGAGCTCAAGCAGCTCGGGGACCTGGATGAGCTCGGCGAGCTCGGTGCCGCCGCCCAGGCCGCGCTGAAACAGGCCCGTCGTCATCTGGAAGCGCGCATTCACCAGGTGGAAGACGCCCACTACAGCGATCCGGACGCCCGTCCTGCCGACGCCTACCGCGAGATTCGCCGGACACTCATCGCCATCGAGGCGGCCGAGCTCCAGCACCTCTACGAAGAGAACAAGATCAGCAACGCCACCCGGCGCCGGATCCAGCACGAACTCGACCTCGAAGAGGCCAGCCTCCGCCCCCGTGACTGA